The following proteins are encoded in a genomic region of Montipora foliosa isolate CH-2021 chromosome 8, ASM3666993v2, whole genome shotgun sequence:
- the LOC137967382 gene encoding zinc finger protein 862-like gives MEDLSVNSKNADIQGRARYIADKMKDVHFAAFCHFLADLFAILSRLSLQMQRNDIILPTVVSLLKESLVRIESLPSRPVPDGHLTQFLQATKTNQTFQGVVLKGSLEGKSKRGGTMTGSLQSEIQNAVNLSTKGLKERFNILLHAADSTEVERQPTRKEPEYGPREVLRDMLVFNVNAWPTRSSELMEHGRQEVQRLTNWFRVALERAGCKTKEINEQWVSLKIQVNSQFRKLDYVTLWQTLLTKVPYKEDFKDILHLVEILLVLPISAAQCERAVSAQNRIKSSTRAMLGVSVLEDLIRISSEGPPVADFDPAPAVARWFSRDKSKGERSRRPHFLNN, from the coding sequence ATGGAAGACCTGAGCGTTAATTCGAAGAATGCTGACATCCAGGGCCGAGCACGATACATCGCTGACAAAATGAAAgatgtccattttgctgcattttgccattttttagccGATTTATTTGCCATCTTAAGTCGGCTAAGTTTACAGATGCAGCGAAATGACATCATTCTACCAACAGTTGTGTCCCTTCTGAAGGAATCCCTGGTGCGCATTGAAAGCCTTCCGAGTCGTCCGGTTCCTGATGGCCATTTAACACAGTTCCTCCAAGCAACAAAAACCAATCAAACATTCCAGGGCGTTGTTCTGAAAGGCTCACTGGAAGGTAAATCGAAGCGGGGCGGAACCATGACAGGCAGCCTTCAGTCTGAAATCCAGAATGCAGTGAATCTTAGCACAAAAGGTCTCAAAGAGAGGTTTAACATTCTACTACATGCTGCCGACAGTACCGAGGTGGAGCGTCAACCTACCAGGAAAGAACCTGAATATGGCCCCAGAGAGGTTCTACGGGACATGCTGGTTTTTAATGTGAATGCCTGGCCCACACGTTCAAGTGAATTGATGGAACATGGAAGACAGGAGGTACAGCGATTGACCAACTGGTTCAGAGTAGCACTGGAGAGAGCAGGCTGCAAAACTAAAGAAATCAACGAACAGTGGGTTTCCCTTAAAATTCAAGTCAACAGCCAGTTCCGCAAGCTGGACTACGTCACCCTTTGGCAAACCTTGCTGACGAAAGTCCCATACAAGGAGGACTTCAAAGATATCTTACATCTAGTAGAGATCCTTCTTGTTCTCCCGATTTCTGCGGCTCAGTGCGAGCGGGCTGTGTCAGCCCAGAATAGGATCAAGAGCAGCACCAGAGCAATGCTTGGTGTGTCCGTACTCGAAGACTTGATCCGTATATCGTCTGAGGGCCCACCTGTGGCTGACTTTGATCCAGCTCCCGcagttgctcgttggttttcaCGGGACAAGTCTAAAGGGGAACGCTCAAGACGACCACACTTTTTAAACAATTAA
- the LOC137967330 gene encoding ankyrin repeat domain-containing protein 54-like yields MAEEDDHENTASFKVNWTSANFSNVPINNVLSSVAHSYSTQEYGGQFARKVLPSRIKLRSQTSAKFSPLGHEKIAEKKLREAVQQSKVDTLFKLINHGVSVCAPDSKRRTALHFAAAQGNERTLQILLENGANPNAKDLNGNTPLHLAACTNQLRIVTLLLQAGASADAADFSGKTPLDLACSRLRVLHGDQSIRGQPSIYCEEVKQVIELIKAYMLRLGDKQAEETLETMNNMLQNSQAVTTEKVDEVHDLLASFTAMSLSKPSSKGYA; encoded by the exons ATGGCTGAGGAGGATGACCACGAAAACACAGCTTCCTTCAAAGTCAATTGGACCTCTGCAAATTTCTCAAATGTACCTATAAACAATGTTCTCTCATCAGTAGCTCACAGTTATTCCACCCAAGAATATGGTGGGCAATTTGCACGGAAAGTTCTTCCATCCCGCATAAAACTGCGAAGCCAGACTTCAGCTAAGTTTTCACCATTAGGACATGAAAAAATAGCTGAAAAGAAACTGAGAGAGGCGGTACAGCAGTCTAAAGTTGATACTCTATTTAAGCTTATTAATCATGGAGTCAGCGTTTGTGCCCCTGATTCAAAGAGAAGAACTGCACTTCATTTTGCTGCGGCGCAAGGAAATGAACGGACACTGCAAATTCTTCTCGAAAATGGAGCCAACCCAAATGCCAAAGATTTAAATGGAAATACACCGCTTCATCTCGCTGCATGCACAAATCAACTGAGAATCGTGACACTGCTTCTACAGGCTGGTGCCAGTGCTGATGCAGCGGACTTCAGTGGGAAAACACCCCTTGACCTTGCTTGCTCAAGGCTGAGGGTTCTTCATGGTGATCAGAGTATTCGAGGACAGCCATCAATTTATTGTGAGGAAGTAAAACAAGTTATCGAACTAATCAAGGCATATATGCTGAGGCTTGGTGACAAACAGGCTGAGGAAACATTGGAGACCATGAATAACATGCTTCAAAACTCTCAAGCTGTGACTACTGAAAAG GTGGATGAAGTCCATGATTTACTGGCAAGTTTTACTGCGATGAGTTTATCTAAACCTTCCAGCAAAGGCTATGCCTAG